In the genome of Amphiura filiformis chromosome 11, Afil_fr2py, whole genome shotgun sequence, the window GCCAGGAAATTTGAAGGAGAGAAAGACCAGAATTGGACTAAAAATGGGCACGGCGGCCAGCATCGCAGGGGGGAATAGGGGGACGAGGGCTCAGGACGCAGCCCCACTGGCTATGCTATGTTAGTAGTTACCTTTTCTCCCATGATTCCGGTCCCAGCGCCTACATCCAAGATGCGTGAATCCTTACTTAGATGTATACTTTCTAATATCTTCGCCATCGCCAGAGCTCCGGCAGCCTTGCCAAGACTTATGGTATACTTGATCAACGTGAAACAAAGAAAAGGTGAAAATTAAATGATTAAAGGTgatattagggacgcaccattagacttcaaggggggttagGTTTTCCCggtggcatttaaaaaaaaaaaatttatttcatgcatttatacacataaGGTGGGCAAAGtttgtttttttagtgttggtggggaaaatgtttctttttgctcatgtagtgggggacgtttttgttttttcaaaacttcctaaaCCCCCTTGAAgtttaatggtgcgtcccttagtaatCTCCGCGAAAACCTACTACATAAAATGTACCCATATGATTCTACCCCGGGTGTCAATCCATAGAGGGAACGTCCTCCTAGAAATCTTAATACTAGaagaaataaagcaataattaccCTGTAAATCTACATTTTTAACGAAAAACTCGGACCATAGGGTGACATTGCACAGTTTTCAGTAGCTCAACCATGTCAACAAAACCCACTTTCATTTTGCGTGGGCTAAAATGGCCTTCAATTGAAAAAATCCTAGTAAAACCGAATCATAGTCCTATTTTAAAAACCAAAATTTTCATGCTTCAGTCTTACCCTGGGTAACCTTACCACGGGTAGACAAGTTAAAAACGGGCTTATTTCAAAAGCAAATTAGGGTCTACCGGCAAAACGTCCTAGGTGGGGGTCTTAGGACATGAAAGAGGGGGGGAAGGAAATGCTCAAGAAATGAAATTTCAAGGTTTTGAATCCATCATGTAGGAAATTTGCAATTGCCTATCTGAGACACATTTAATTTAACAAACTATGGGTTACGGGCACACGGATGTCAAATGCGTATACAATCAGGCCTGTATAATATCATtccttattaattattattttcctGTCGTTGATAGGGTGAATATTAATGCCCTTCTTGCCCTCGCTTTCGTTATTTTATAATCACGTGGTACTCATCTTGTCCTCGCTTTCGTTACTTTAAAATAGTACGATATATCGATGTACACTATTTAAACGAAAATACACGACTTACTTGTTCATATCCTTTAGCATTCTTATAGTATTCAAACATTTTTTCGGGGTTTCGTTCAATAATGAGTCGATCTATCTCGTTTCTTACAAATGGTCGTTCTTCCATTGCATCTGTATTGGTAGCCATTTTTCTATCAGTattaagctataaagaaatgttataatcagtgggttaattttaaaaaaaccaagaTAATCATTTTAAAAGCAAGAAAATAACATTTGAACATTATGGACGCGTCCAATTTCAGTTCGATGTTTATTGTAAGGGCCTGTTAACTTAAAACTAATTTAAAACTAATTTAAATATATGAGAGTGATCCAATTATTAATGTGTTTAAATAAAAACTAAGCCTACTTAAACAATCGGATATTGGCGTTTTACTCGACTTGATTGTGATTTTGTCCCGcattttgtttttggtgtttataatcactattattcattattatcgttaaattttcccacccaccactcccaaaGCATAAatttttcttgttgaaattttccTTTTTGTCGGGAGtagattcaaaaatttgaatccAAATTTCGCCTTGACTATGGCTAAATCAGTATAAATAATGCCAAATTTCGCACATTTGTCCATAATTTATTCATCCgtatgttctctaataaacttatttgaaGTTATcctagagtaggcctattcaaaagtctacaaaaatttgaaaaatctaaaaaaaaacaatctgacaaatcccagaaattgaggtggGAGAGGACGAggaccaaaacattaattttatccgCTTACCgattgtagtgagggatcaacataaaccacaaattgcctcaggcaaaactcacttcctgggaactgaaTACCACACACGggccatttttatgtaactcattgacccatttgttatatactgcctctagttTTAAACTCATTGACTGATACAAGTACTAACCTCATGAGagaatttttgatcaattctctgcaggtagtgaaacgtaaccCCCCCCGCCGTTACGACTTGCCAAAAACTGTACGCATGCACATTacaacagaaattaacacaatagaaattagcataccaatctatagaaataagaaaaccCACTTTCAGACGGGATATGTACTCGTGTCTGTCTGAAACTGTACGCATGCACATTACAATTGCGGGTACAATTGAAACAACTTACCTTTTATTTATCAGTTTTACCCCCGGGTTTTACCATTACTAATGGGAATGAACTGTGCTTGTGCTTGTGCTTGCTTCAATTCAAACTCCGTCCTGAATCCTGATCGACTGTATCGTTCgcaccaagggggtgacactaaattcacggttattctattagcaacgcaaaacctatgaaaaattcagctggtttactagctagaaagtgaggccagttatcgacccgttatgaataattcatgttcgaccccttggatcatgttaattggtattggcaaataacaacgttgttagttttgcgaactgtgcctgttcaatgagagtatagcgcgcccccaatacatctgggcacaaaccaggcgagaacgatccagtttaatgaaatggcggacgggtattcccatcaggcaccagtgattatgttttttcaaagaaagtctactaatttgatatgaaatgacattttgcaatagcaaagtcaaaattaggacttgctgtcaataatatgaaggaaatatgtgacagaggcaaggtgtgaaatacaagtagtatttgaagttataataacctttgatacccgacctgaccttcaatcatggcgccttattcgtcttatgtatttctattatgctctcaagtaaaataaaataccaatctgcagtaAGCAGACAGCATGTTACTTGGCTCAGTTGCAAATTAATGGAGCATATCTTGCATAGTACCATCATATCACACCTTGAAGATCACCATATCTTGTCAGATGCCcagtatggcttcaggaaaaaaCGGTCGTGTGAGGCTCAACTGATACGCACTGTTCATGATTTGGCAAAAGGATTGAATGAGAGACAACAAATTGACGCAATATTATTAGACTTCTCCAAAGCCTTCGATGTTGTGCCACATAAGCGCCTCCTTCATAAGTTATCTCATTACGGGATAGGTGGTAACACCTTGGCATGGATTGAGGACTTCTTATCCAATCGCTCCCAGCGTGTTCTACTTGAGGGCAAGTCTCATCTGTAACATCTGTAACATCTGGAGTCCCGCAGAAGTCCGTCCTGGGCCCCTTGCTTTTCTGGTTTTTATTAACGACTTGCCAGAGTGTGTCACATCAACCACGCGCCTATTTGCAGATGACTCTCTGCTCTACCGAGTCATCAAAAGTCCCGACGATGCCAGATTGTTACAAGAAGATCTAAACTGTCTCCAGACATGGGAAAAGCAGTGGGGGATGTCATTCAATCCTGATAAATGCGAAGTCCTGCGTATTACCAACAAGCGATCTCCCATTCACACCACTTATTCGCTACATGGCCAACATCTAGCCTTAACAACCAATTCCAAGTACCTGGGAGTAACCATCAGCTCTGACTTATCCTGGAATGCTCACATCAACACCATAACCAAAAAGGCAAACCAGACACTTGGTTTCCTGCGGCGAAATGTCAGCAAATGTCCTCCTGACATTAAGACCAAGTGCTACGAGAGTTTTGTCCGCCCAATTTTCGAGTATTCATCATCTGCCTGGGCACCCCACACGCAACGTAATATCCAGAGTCTAGAAGCTGTACAGAGACGGGCAGCACGATTTGTCACTAGTGATTATCGCCGTACCAGTAGCGTCACTGACATGCTTCAGTCACTGCAGTGGGATACACTACACCAACGGAGGATGAGATCGCAGGTGGTGATGTGTTACAAAATTGTAGCATCCTTTGTGGATATTCCAGCTGCTGACTACCTTACCATCAGAAGTGGCAGGAACATTGACTCACTGAGAGGCCACAGTCATAAGTTCATCCAACCGCGTGCAAGAGTTTTAGCTTTCCAGTACTCGTTCTTTCCATATACCATCAAggtatggaatgatcttcctccatCCCTCGTTGCAGCACCGTCCGTAGAAGCATTTCGGCACGGACTTGCTAGCATCCAGCttccataattgctgatgctatttttactcgcacgaAGCACTGTATATAATAAACTCTCTTCACGTTCACAGCACTTTTGTTCGCCTCGCCATGTTATTATTCAAGGTGCAGCAATACTCATTTCTGAGGGATGCACTGTatcagatgaagatgaagatgaagatgaaggctCCCAGCAtgaaatattattgattttatacggaggtaaagaaatacacagtgtatgtgcaagccgtgcaacaatactccaaatatttacggtaaatctgaatagtggtcacatgttgacatatcatgtgttcgggaaatcacgtggcaacattttaagatttcaggcttgttttactagttaattgccatttgtactctttattatttatctttgttaattaacatatatcttaaatgctgataaatcgtgctTGGCTGCCCATggtatctgttaaattcaatgttttatgaatataattctaccacgcagagggggtcacgcagaagaatttcacatcacccgacttagctagatttcgaagctctgctcttcaaattcatgtaaatttcaaagtttatacacttatatttaatatgatactaattttttgttataaccaactggtacacgaaatatactagcttattacctatacagataggtgaatatcagccttcactcagcaatttgacatgcccggcatatgcagccattctccgtctggataatatgactgtcgccctcaatacgtctgggcacaaatttaaataacaatacgctatttacatatcaatgcggcctcatgctaattaaagctgccccatccaggagttcatctatggttcgcactaggccctatcgctcatacatgtatatagcgtGATGTATAGTCTACATTACAGTATAAACAAACCGACATGTTTGACCTCGACCGCGTACACGTCGCGATCGCTTTCACTCCAGGTCACTCCATAATtataaacaagaactgtctttaaaaaagagaACGCCATAGAGGAAACTCAATTCATTGATCTGCATGTTGAATTACGAGCTATAAAGTGCAATACATGTACttgtaatttgttttgtgtgtggaactttataaatctaatggtagGGCCTATGCACTGAAAATTCTCGTCTCCCTTTCGTATTGCAGATACCCAGGACCTATTTTTAGTTTTTtatggggaaaatgtatatcgtcaatacgaaaggtcaatgctcatatgatggacggcttttcctcccagctacatacactttaagcacatattatttaatttataaagtgtatttcgaggactgttaaatttttttttaaattaataacttaataaataaaaaaaataatgtgatATCATctagacattcctcgtattcagaattcaatatgatgagtctgatgtgctctcgggcccacaaaaataatgtgcaaaggtgggtgactgaccCCTTAATACCATCAAGGACAGCTATGGGAGCTATGGGAGCTATGTTGAAAGCTGAAAATGTATGTTAAGGGTTGGGAaagggcaaacttaaagtactggtaactagagagagaaagcgacgaggaatcccaaatcacagcgtcaggtaatgaccgggtcaccaagtgcaaatgtgcatttatttttgaaggttcatggttttttttaattttggggcgtttttttccccgaaatttgatattttggtgatatttcaagaaggTGGCATGCCAAATACAacatctttttgcacatactttgttattgctaatacaactcttttctgcatacctacgttacaattcgttttggtgatttagttattataaattttgtgactgcattttggcgttttcgatgcgattttaggcttaccgggaATTAACGTTGATTTCCGGTCCtcctccttttataattttactttgatcgtcagctttttcaAATAACAGAATgaagattggctctgaataagtatcgtagtcctctcggtgggttttttcatgatataattattttgaattccaTGTGACAATTAAGATGATTTTACTCAATCTGGCTgacaacaagttgacaattttaccaaaagggttgttcaaagggcTGATTAACCTTGAACAGTTGGCCTTGCTAAAAATTAAATTAtctcattagatggagatttgtttaatgagacaAGTAAGTTGATTTTACTCGTTATTATAGGTGAAAACAAGTTGAAAATTGTACCATATGGACATTTCTTCAGTGTTACCAGTAGGCTTATTATACTCAATATGGCTgacaacaagttgacaattttatcaaaagggttgttcaaagggttaGTTAACCTTGAACAGTTGgagatttgtttaatgagacaAGTAAGTTGATTTTACTCGATCTGGATGAAAACAGGTTGACAACTTTACCAAAAAAGTTGAATGGGTTGTTTAACCTTGAAGTGGTGGGACTCGGTGGgattcaaattatttcattagacggACATTTATTCAATGAGACAATTAAGATGATTAGCCTCAATCTgactgaaaacaagttgacaattttaccaaaaggttagTCGAATGGGTTGTCTAGGCTTGACGAGTTGAAACTCggtgaaaatcaaattatttcattggaTGGACATTATcttcaatgagacaagtaggctgaGTTTACTCAATCTGGTTGACAACAAGTTGACAATTgtaccaaaagggttgttcaaagggtttATTAACCTTGAACAGTTGTCCCTTACTGGAAATCAAATTATCTCATCAGATGGAGATTTGtttaacagtggacttcgggtatatatataaatgcgcttttataaatgcgcacgtgacatctacaagtcgccataccgtgttcaacgatgtaaggtacccggatgtgcacaatttccacacgcaaaagtataggcgataaatgacaggttacaaggaaaattggttttgcaaaatagtggcattgattgcaaagggcaaaataatttgatccgaaacataaactctttatttggattttccaccACGGAAAAAAaatatgacggaaaagctagatatagctgatttaaaaagttatatttcattatttccgtgctaaatgggcgtggcaattggccatattgatgacgaaatgtgaactgggtagctgccgatgatgttatttgataatgtttgcacgtagggaacttaggggctgtcattttcttcggaaggagggggtcatggatttatttatttgggagtcaagataagtatccccccatagtgccgccaatgaacataactctgactctaattttaactctaattataacgtaaattgaggaaactataactttagcccttttcggtataacgaccctctcaaactaaataggctagatgtccccgcccgacctcctcaactctaaattactcattcgctcgcaaatggacaaaaaaactaattcaaaatgtgttttaagcaccttttgtgtccccatgctaaatcggtaatctgtacacctttgtcaccctttgacgtacaatttggagtataaacacgtagatgactgtatatgatctaatcatcccggctggaagatgttgaggaagactcgtacactatacatcacgctcatacgttatatgacaatttgacgtacaatcacgtatgttatgcatgatttgaggtttattcagctagtaagttagatctcgtcatacacattattgtcatggtattatattgtaattgtatacgtcagttttgttcagtttgattcaaccggcttataaagttttactttacacggaaaggggaaagttagcaaaaaacaattaatttatgagtgtaaaagggggaggaggggtggttttgggggaaggggggggggcaaataatatttataaaattataagtaaagcaagaaagagagaaaccctgttctacgggcgaacggacctttatttttaaataacccaaaaaatcacaaaaatttgtaaataaatttcaatatgagaaaatacaaaaaacaaattgtcctgaaatttccgaaatttggggtcggcatttatttgtacaggaaaaatttgtttcccaatttgttcaaaatagaacagggttttcgtttttcgtcgcataaataaatgcataaataaataaataaataaataaataaataaataaataaataaataaataaataaataaataaataaataaatgaataagtgagggtattccgtgaaactttaagtaacggttgccttgccagaggtctatactttgaatttgtttctatagctcacctgtaatgggtttgagcactctaaattccaaagttagtcacttgtaaagtatacttgttataatacgcccccactatttttagtggttgagcactctcgactacttttggagtagagactgttttGTTTGACTTGGCTTCGCCCACCtacgacaccacagaatgtatatacttgtataaacattcctgtaaatttgaaatcatgacaaattatccgtctgatgatcggtttacccaatgatcgtaagtgagggtattccgtgaaactttaagtaacggttgccttgccagaggtctatactttgaatttgtaaatgaataagtaaatagataaataaatgaaaataaataaataaacattagttatgtttgtacatggggggtgctgtgcaataatcatgatcctttgatatccatgatttatccttgcaaatttatagcatcgaacctccagccaatgttccttgccagtgctagccacgaaacaaggtcacaactgtggccactccctcaatggtcgtcatttcagtgattgacagtgatgtaatgcaaatatggcgctggccatctggtcacgtgcgcatttataaatgcgcatttatatatacaaccgaagtctactgtttaaTGAGACAAGTAAGCTGATTTTACTCCTTGTggctgaaaacaagttgacaattttaccaaaaggtttggtTAAAGGGTTAATTAACCTTGAACACTTGTCCCTTTCTGGAAGAGAGCTCCGAAGTTTGGGCTCCATAGAATACAGAACTATATTTGAGGAATTTGCGCCAAGCACACGAAATAAAAAAATCTCTTCAACATGTTTAAAAGGAAATGCCGGACTACAAGGTAGAGCCTGTTACAAAGTTAGGGGTCATAACATGGTGCGTATTCCACGGCGTATTCATAGAGGATTTTATGAAAATGATTCCGAAATTAACTTGACTGACTTTTTAAGACCCAGGGCTGAAGTCTGGTCATTACGAGTTGACCTTACATTATCTTAGACTTCTTTACTTTTAATAACCTTGACGGATCAAGGTCTGTAATGcacgggggcactcaactttggaagtgacggtatgtgcctgtcaataggccctctACATGCTATTTTGACGGATTGCCGACAGCAAACGCTTTTTCATTGCGATCCAGACTGAGAGAGCCAAACATGTGGTTTGGGGGATCCAATCGTGAATAAAAAGGGTGTTTAGCCATAAGTTCTGACACATTTAACTTAAAATCCGAACAAAACATCTTTCAGCCTTAAAATTTCACTGAAGGTTACTGAGACAAAACTTAATGTGGACCTTTCACTGATATTGAAATCTCCATTTTAATGGAGTAAAATTGCGGATGAGCTTGTTGATCGGACCATATGCCTTATAATTGAAGGccgaattaaaaagacaagtgtgcgtctgacgtcagagcaaaggcgcAGCGTGATTGGTTGGAGACTTGCGCATTACGACATttttggtctagttgacaggacatcatacgGAAACTAGTctgtttaattcggtcttcaattataaggaccaagcagtggcgtagccaggatttttgccgacggaagttgtgatttgttgaccccaaaTTTTTGTGCATGGTTtgtataattcaatttaattcacaattttcatcatttttttttacaatttctccccttttttctgtcaccgtgAGTAAAATAATTCTAGTCTAACCATGGGCGGGTGATTGGACAATATCATATAGGGTGTCTGAATATGATTTGGCTGTTTTTATAAATAGAACATGGATTTttcaattcttatgttttctattatagtgctgtgttttcgTGTTGTGTTTGGAAATACGTCATAGTTTTTTTACTTCTTATGTTTTcgattatagtgctgtgttttcgTGTTGTGCTTGGAAGTACAGCCAacataatcaaatcaaatcttaAACACTGAAATAAAATCTTTCAAAATTACTTTTATCGATAAAATTTCTCTATGATGCGTTGAGGTAGACAATTGTCCGCCCAAAGGTAGACAATTATCCACCTTTAAAGATTTGGTCTGCACAAACTTCCATTTGATTTCAGAATGACATTTTCagaaaaaatcattttgaaagatttttttttgtcttttagaTATTTCTCACAACGTACGCCTAATACCTAATAATGTCTATGCAAATGCTTTTTTTTCCCACAAGGAACACCAATACAACTAGAGTAGTATAATTAGGAGTTGTGCAAGTTGGTTTTGCAgattattttgagaattcacTACCCCGAGGGTAcacataacccagcaaacacaaaacgttttcgccatcattcgcaaaatgttataaaggttctcagaaaatgtttaaatgacgggttatataaagggtatattaagggtataaaacatgttcataacatttttagatTATTTACCGCCCAACAAACCACAAAATggtttacataaaacgtttaaattaaacagaatgttattttggggttgaagaaatattttgcgaaaaatatttgcccaaaatatttgcaacaacgttttaaaaacgttttcatgacctttatataacccgacatttaaatgttattaaaacatttcgaataaaacattttaagaacatttctgtgtttgctgagtgcaaatattttaacataatgttatttaagtgttgacaaaatatttggcaaaaaacgtttgcgaaaaaagtttacaaataacatttttaaaaacatttaaaacatattgttgtagtgtgttttcatataaaatgttttaaaacgttttcatgacctttatataacccgacattttaatgttattaaaacgtttttacctaaaccaaaagccaaaatataacttatttataacgtttttaaaacgtttttgtgtttgctgggaagtattgcacagccccttacaacaATCACATAACAAAACTTGTGTATGGTCGCTAATGCTCCACAAAATCACATTGTAAATACATACTCTTTATGTATGCTGTGAGAACACTTTTAT includes:
- the LOC140163659 gene encoding uncharacterized protein → MEHILHSTIISHLEDHHILSDAQYGFRKKRSCEAQLIRTVHDLAKGLNERQQIDAILLDFSKAFDVVPHKRLLHKLSHYGIGGNTLAWIEDFLSNRSQRVLLEGKSHL